GGAAGTAGGCGCAGAACCGGCAGCCGCAGACGCAGATGTTGGAATAGTTGATGTTGCGGTCCGAGACGAAGGTGACTACCGGCTCGGGGTGTTTGCGCAGCCGCACGGCGTGGGCCAGGCGGCCCAGCTCATGCAACGGGGCCTCGAAGTAGAGGGTCGCGGCCTCGGCGGGCGTCACCCGCCCGCCCGCGAGGATTTTTTCGCTTAGGGCGCGCATCAGGCCACCTCCCGGAACAAGGTGTCGCGTTCCACCGGGGTCAGGCCGCAACCTCGGATCATCTCTTCGATGTCCCGCCGCCAGAGGGCCTGGGCCGAGTCGGCTCCGGCCATGTGCCCGATCTTCTCCTCCACCACCGTGCCGTCGAAGTCGTCGGCCCCGAAGAAGAGCGCGGCCTGGGCCTGCTTGACTCCGAGCATGACCCAGTAGGCCTTGACGTGCGGAACGTTGTCCAGGAGCAGTCGGGACACGGCGATGGTCCGCAACTCCTCCAGGCCGTCCAGAGGGTTGTCCACCTTGAGGCGGCTGTTTTCCGTGAGGAAGGGCAGGGGGATGAAGCAGGTGAACCCGCCTGTGGCGTCCTGCTGGGCGCGCAGCTGCAGGAGATGGTCCACGCGGTCGGCGCGGGATTCCAGGTGCCCGAAGAGCAGCGTGCAATTGGTGGCCAGGCCCAGTTCGTGGGCCTCGCCGTGGATGCGCAGCCATTCCGTTCCGTCGATCTTGCGCGGGCAGATTTTGGCCCGCACGTCCTCGGCGAAGACTTCGGCTCCGCCGCCCGGGAGCATGGACAACCCGGCGGCCTGGAGCCGGGTCAGCACCTCGCGGGTGGAGATGCCCTCCAGGGTCGCGAAGTGCGCGATCTCCACGGCCGTGAAGCATTTCAGAACGGCCTCGGGAAAGGTTCGGCGCAGGCGGCCGAGGAGATCTTCGAAATATTCCAGGCGCAGGTCCGGGTGGCAGCCGCCCACGATGTGGATCTCCCGGGGCGGCGCGGCGTCGGCCGCCAACTTGGCCAGCACGGTCCGGGCGTCCAGGGTGAAACCGCCCTCCTGGCCCGGGTCGCGGTGATAGGCGCAGAACGTGCAGCGGTTCACGCAGACGTTGGTGTAGTTGATGTGCCGGTTGCGCACGAAGAAGACCTTGTCTCCGTGCAGTTCCGTGCGGCGGTGGTGGGCCAGCTCGCCCACGGCGGTCACGTCCGGGCAGTCGAAGAGCCGCAGGCCGTCCTCGGCGTTCAGGCGTTCTCCGTTCAGCACTCGGGCGGCCACGTCGTCCAGGCCCAGTCGCTCATAGCGTCGCAGATCCATGTTCCTCCTCAGGCCGAGAATCCCCGGCGCAGAAATTCGACGAGTTCCCCGGCCCGACGTTCCACCACGTCGCGCGGCGCGCCGAAGATCCCCAGCCCGCCGTCCAGGGGCGCGGCGGCCAGGGACTGGAGAAAGCGGTCCAGGAGCGTGTGCAGGACGTACACGGCCAGATCCGGGTCCAGGTCCGGCCGCAGTTCCCCGCGCTCGATGCCCTCCAGCACCAGGGGACGGAAGTACTTGGCCGATGCGGCGCGCACCTGGCCGAGAACCTGTTCTCGCAGGGGGAAATCTTCATTGTGGAGCATTTTCAGATAAATGCGGTGGATGCGTGGATAGGAGGCGATGAACTCCATGCCCGTCAGCAGACTTTGGCGCAGAACCTCGAAGAAGCCGCCATCCCTGGCGCGCTCACGGGCGGCCTTGAGTGGAGCCTTGAAAAGATCCACGGCCCGGCCGAAGGTGTAGGCGAACAGCCCTTCCTTGCTGCCGAAGTACTGGAAGATCGAGCCCTTGGCGATCGACAGCCGGGTGGCCAGGCGGTTCATGCTGGCGCCTTGGAAGCCGTGGTCCGCGAATTCCTCCAGGGCCGCATCCAGGACGCGGGCGCGCTTGTCCTCGGGCAGGTTGGTGAAGGTTCCGCGGGCGTCGCTCATGGGTTTTCCTTGCCCCGGCTGAATGTTCGGAGTAGAAATGACCGGGTGGTCATTTCTCTACGGCCAACGTCCCCGGCTGTCAATGCGCCGGGCAATCCCGCGGAACGGTGAACGAAAATGAACGAGCAAGTGCTGCGCCTGAACTATTCGCCCTGCCCCAACGACACCTTCATTTTTTACGGTCTGGCTTCCGGGTTGGTTCCCCTGCCCGGGTTCCGCCTGGATATCTCCCTGGCCGACGTGGAGGTGCTCAACGTCCGTGCCGCCCGAGGCGAGGCGGACGTCTGCAAGGTCTCCTTCGCGGCCGCCGCCGGGCTTCTGGATGATTGGCTCCTGCTGCGGGCCGGAGGGGCGATGGGGCGGGGCGTGGGGCCTTTGCTGGTGGCCCGGGAGGGCGTTGAGCCGCGCGACTTGAACGGCAAGGCCGTGGCCATTCCGGGAAGCCGGACCACCGCCAACCTGCTTTTCGGTTTGTACTGCCGGGAACTCGGCCTGGAGCTGGAGAGGATGGAGATGGTCTTTGACCAGATCATGCCCGCCGTGGCCCGCGGCGAGGTGGCCGCCGGGGTGGTCATCCACGAAGGGCGTTTCACCTACGCGGAGCACGGCCTGTCGCGATTGGCCGACCTGGGGCGGTGGTGGGAGGAGCGGCGCGGTCTGCCCATTCCCCTAGGCGTCATCGCCGTGCGCCGCGCCCTGGGGCCGGGCACGGCCCGGCTGGTCCAGGACGCCATTCGTCGCAGTCTGGATCTGGCCCGGGGCGAGGCTGCCGGACTCCGGGAATATGTCCGAAGCCACGCCCAGGAGATGGACGAAGCCGTGATCCGGCGGCACATTGAAACGTTCGTCACGGACTTCAGCCGGGACATCGGCGAGGAAGGGCGCCGGGCCGCCCTGGCGCTTCTGTCCGAGGCTCGGCCAGGGGCGCTGCCCGAGCCGGTGTTCTTGGGCGACTAGGCCTTGCGGCGGTCCTGGCTCAGGAACACGCCCGCGAGGACCAGCCCGGAGGCGGCGTACTGGGCGGGCGAGAGCTGTTCGTCCAGCATGGCCCAGCCGAGGAAGAGGGTGATGACTGGGATGAGGTTGATGAAGGCCGAGGCCTGGTTGGCCGGAACCTTGCTCATGCCGTAGTTGTAGAAGCCGTAGCCGCCTATGGTCACGAACATCCCCAGATAGAGGATCGCCGCCAAGCCCAGGGGTTCAAATTCGCCGATGGGCGGAGCCCAGGGGCCCAAGGCCAGGGGCAGGTAGAAGAGCGCGCCCACGAAGGCCTGCAAGGACGTGAGCACCCAAGGCGAGTAGCGTGCGGAGAGCGACTTGAGCGTGATCATGTAGCCCGTGGCGCAAACCATGGCCAGGAATTCCATGAAGTTGCCCAGGGCCGGGTTGGGCGACGAGAGCGTGGCCTGGCCCCCGGCCGAGAGCAGGATGGCCCCGGCGATGGCCACTCCGAAGCCGGCGAGAGTACGCCGCGAGATGTGCTCCTTGAGCACGAAGCGGGCGGCGACCGCCACCAGCAGGGGCAGCATGGCCGTGATCATGCCCGCCTGGGAGGCGTCGGTGTGCTTCAGGGCCATGGCCTCGAATATGAAATAGAAGCAAGGCTCGCACACGGCCATGAACAGCAGCGGCTTCCAGTCCCCCCGGCGGTAGGAGATTCCGGCGCGCAGTCCTTTCCAGGCCAGGGCGAAGCAGAGGCTGGCCACGGCCATGCGGCCGAAGATGACCAGCATGGGGTCATAGTGGCGGAAGGCCACCTTCAGGGCCACGAAGGAACTGGCCCAGAGCGTCGAGGCGCTCACGAGGGCCAGCAGGGCGAGCAGGTCGCCCCGGGAACGGGTCACGGACAGCTCCTTGAGGCCGCTTGCGGCCGGGAATGAAGGCCTACCACCAAAGTCTGGGAAAGGAAACACGGTGGGCCAGTGAAAAGCACGGGGCGACCCGGAGGCCGCCCCGTGTACGATCCGGTCGGTCAGCTCTTCACGAGCGGCACAGGGCCACGAGATTGAAGGGCTTGTAGCCGTTGTCCGGGTTCTCCGCATAGCGGCAGCCCAGGTTGGAGTCGTCGCGTTTGTTGATGATTTCCTTGTCCGAGTTCTGGAAGTGCGGGCACTGGTTGTTGTTGCAGACCACTATGATGCCCCAGCCTGAGCCCGGAGGGGCGACCCAGGGCTCCAGGGGTTTGTGGCAGTGCGGACAGGTGCGGTCCTCCAGTTCGGTGACGATGCCGGCGTATTCGAAGATCACGGGAATGCTCCTTGTCGTTGGGGGAAAATGGACTGTGTTGAAATAAGTCCCAGGCTCGCCGCGTCAAGGCCTGGTCAGACCCTGGAATCCAGATCGCGCAAGGCCCGGAACAGGGCGCGGAAGGCCTTGGGCGGAGCGTTCTTCTCGCGCTCCCGCCGGGCCTCGGCCGCCATGCGCGCAAGGCGTTCCACGTCGGCCGCGGGGTAGCTCGCGAGGATTTCCTCGGCGACACCGGGCAGGGCCTCCACCAGGCCGTCGCGCCAGCGTTCCAGACGCTGGAAGGCGCGGGAGTCGGCCAGCCGGTCCTGGTCCTTGATCTCCAGGGCCCGGCGGATGGGCTCGGGGTCGGCGTCGCGCATGAGCGAGCCGATGTATTGCAACTGACGGCGGCGCGCCTCGTGGCCCTTCATCTTCCGGGCCTCGAGGACGGCCCGGCGCAGGGTTTCGGGCATCTCCACGCGGGACAGGGCCTCGGGGGAAAGTTCCACCAGCCGCGCGCCCGTATCCTGCAGGGCGGTCATCTCGCGCTTTTTCTGGGAGCGGCTCTTGGGGCGATCATCTGTGCTCATGGAGGGCATCCTAGCCCAGGCCGAGGTTTTGCGCAAAGCCCGCGCGTTGACAATTCCGGGCCGGGCGACGTACTGACCAAGGCGATCCCGGAGGTTTTCATGGACGAACACGACAAGAGGATTCTCGACATCATCCAGTCCGACTTTCCCCTGGAATCCCGGCCCTACGGAGCCGTAGGCGAACGCCTGGGCCTGACCGAGGCCGAGGTGCTGGCCCGGGTGCGGGCGCTTAGGCAGAGCGGCGTGATCCGCCGCACCGGGGCCAACTTCGACTCCCGCAGGCTGGGCTGGCGCTCCACGCTTTGCGCCGCCCGGGTGCCCGAGGATCAGTTGGAATCCTTCGTGTCCGAAGTCAACCGCCACCCCGGCGTGACCCACAACTATCTGCGGGAGCATGAGTTCAACGTCTGGTTCGCCTACATCGGCCCCTCCTGGGAGAACGTGGAGTCCACCCTGGCCGGGATCACGGCCGCCACGGGCATCCCGATCCTCAACCTGCCCGCCAGCCGCCTGTTCAAGATCAAGGTGGACTTCGCCATGGGCGAGGCGTAGGGGGACGGCCGTGTCGGATGTGATTCTCTCCCCCTCGCTCTTGTCTTCGGACTTCGCGCGCCTGGGCGACGAACTGGCCGCCCTGGAGGCCGCCGGAATCCGCTGGGCCCACCTGGATGTCATGGACGGCGCCTTCGTGCCGAACATCACCTTCGGCCCGCCGGTGATCAAGGCCATGCGCAAGGGCTGCTCCCTGTTTTTCGACACCCACCTGATGATCGAGCGCCCGGAGCGCTACATCCAGGACTTCGTGGACGCCGGGGCGGACCTCATCTGCGTCCACGCCGAGGCCACCGTGCATCTGGAGCGGACTTGCGCCATGATCGCCAAGGCCGGGAAGAAGGCCGCCGTTGCCCTCAATCCCGCCACTCCGGCCGAGGCCGTGAAATATCTTCTGCCGCAGCTGGACATGGTCCTGGTCATGAGCGTGAACCCGGGCTTCGGGGGGCAGTCCTTCATTCCCTTCAGCCTGGACAAGATCCGTGAGCTGAAGCGTATGATCGCGGCCTGCGGGTCCCGCGCCCTGATCCAGGTGGACGGCGGCGTGACCCCGGAGAACTGCGCCGAGATCGTGGCCGCCGGGGCCGATGTGCTCGTCTCGGGTTCGGCCTTCTTCAACCACCCGCCTTACGGCGAACGGCACAAGACCTTTCTGGCGGCCTGCGGCCGCTGACCACGCCAAAGAAAAGGGGGCCCCGAGGCCCCCTTCGTTTTTTCACGGTTCCGCTCGTCTAGCGCAACGCGGGCAGCGCCCTCAGGTCGTTCTCCAGGTCGCCGTAGATTCCGGCCACGGCCCGGCGCAATCCCTCCACCAGGTCGCGCGGCTCGCCGCCGGTCAGCGGTTCCTCGCGGCGGTAGTCCCGGGAAAAGACCACCGGGGTGTCGGGATCGCGCTCATCCAGGAGCAGGAACTGCATCTCGACCACGGCCTTGCCCGGCTTCATCGAGTAGTCGCCGCAGAACACGGCCGCGTTGGTCTCCAGGGTCAGGTCCGGCCGCACCAGGGTGGCGGAATCCAGCACGTGGCCGAACACGCCGCTTTGAGCCAGCCATTGGCGCAGGTCCTGGCCGAGCATCTGGGACGGCGAGACGAAATAGAGGTTGTAGAAGTCCGAGGAGAAATCCGTGGGGCCGGTGCGGTAGACCATCTCCCGGCCGTCGTAGCGCGGCGAGACCATGACCCGGCGCACGGCCAGCGTCGGCCCTCCGGCGCGCGGCGGTTTCGCCTCGCCGCGTTTCACCTGGAGGTCGAAATGGCGCTTTTCCACCGGCGGGTGCTTGAGCCCGCCCATGCAGCCGCCGAGGGCCGCGAGGAGGAGGGCGCAGAGGCCCAGGAGAAGGACGCGTCTGTTCATGGGTTCTCCGGGTTCACTTTGGCCGGCGGATCGCCGAAGATCATGCCCGAGGGATAGCGCTTGGCCTCGTTGGAGAGTTCCCGCAGGTTCTCCATCAGGCGCCGCGTGTCCTCGACGATGTCCTCGATATTGGTCTGCTGCCCGGCCACCAGGGCGTTCACCCGGCCCAGCAGGTCATGCAGCCTGGAGGCGGCCGCGCGCATGTCTCCGGC
This is a stretch of genomic DNA from Desulfovibrio aminophilus DSM 12254. It encodes these proteins:
- the mqnE gene encoding aminofutalosine synthase MqnE translates to MDLRRYERLGLDDVAARVLNGERLNAEDGLRLFDCPDVTAVGELAHHRRTELHGDKVFFVRNRHINYTNVCVNRCTFCAYHRDPGQEGGFTLDARTVLAKLAADAAPPREIHIVGGCHPDLRLEYFEDLLGRLRRTFPEAVLKCFTAVEIAHFATLEGISTREVLTRLQAAGLSMLPGGGAEVFAEDVRAKICPRKIDGTEWLRIHGEAHELGLATNCTLLFGHLESRADRVDHLLQLRAQQDATGGFTCFIPLPFLTENSRLKVDNPLDGLEELRTIAVSRLLLDNVPHVKAYWVMLGVKQAQAALFFGADDFDGTVVEEKIGHMAGADSAQALWRRDIEEMIRGCGLTPVERDTLFREVA
- a CDS encoding TetR/AcrR family transcriptional regulator; this encodes MSDARGTFTNLPEDKRARVLDAALEEFADHGFQGASMNRLATRLSIAKGSIFQYFGSKEGLFAYTFGRAVDLFKAPLKAARERARDGGFFEVLRQSLLTGMEFIASYPRIHRIYLKMLHNEDFPLREQVLGQVRAASAKYFRPLVLEGIERGELRPDLDPDLAVYVLHTLLDRFLQSLAAAPLDGGLGIFGAPRDVVERRAGELVEFLRRGFSA
- a CDS encoding 1,4-dihydroxy-6-naphthoate synthase, translated to MNEQVLRLNYSPCPNDTFIFYGLASGLVPLPGFRLDISLADVEVLNVRAARGEADVCKVSFAAAAGLLDDWLLLRAGGAMGRGVGPLLVAREGVEPRDLNGKAVAIPGSRTTANLLFGLYCRELGLELERMEMVFDQIMPAVARGEVAAGVVIHEGRFTYAEHGLSRLADLGRWWEERRGLPIPLGVIAVRRALGPGTARLVQDAIRRSLDLARGEAAGLREYVRSHAQEMDEAVIRRHIETFVTDFSRDIGEEGRRAALALLSEARPGALPEPVFLGD
- a CDS encoding DMT family transporter, producing MTRSRGDLLALLALVSASTLWASSFVALKVAFRHYDPMLVIFGRMAVASLCFALAWKGLRAGISYRRGDWKPLLFMAVCEPCFYFIFEAMALKHTDASQAGMITAMLPLLVAVAARFVLKEHISRRTLAGFGVAIAGAILLSAGGQATLSSPNPALGNFMEFLAMVCATGYMITLKSLSARYSPWVLTSLQAFVGALFYLPLALGPWAPPIGEFEPLGLAAILYLGMFVTIGGYGFYNYGMSKVPANQASAFINLIPVITLFLGWAMLDEQLSPAQYAASGLVLAGVFLSQDRRKA
- the yjgA gene encoding ribosome biogenesis factor YjgA → MSTDDRPKSRSQKKREMTALQDTGARLVELSPEALSRVEMPETLRRAVLEARKMKGHEARRRQLQYIGSLMRDADPEPIRRALEIKDQDRLADSRAFQRLERWRDGLVEALPGVAEEILASYPAADVERLARMAAEARREREKNAPPKAFRALFRALRDLDSRV
- a CDS encoding AsnC family transcriptional regulator: MDEHDKRILDIIQSDFPLESRPYGAVGERLGLTEAEVLARVRALRQSGVIRRTGANFDSRRLGWRSTLCAARVPEDQLESFVSEVNRHPGVTHNYLREHEFNVWFAYIGPSWENVESTLAGITAATGIPILNLPASRLFKIKVDFAMGEA
- the rpe gene encoding ribulose-phosphate 3-epimerase; this encodes MILSPSLLSSDFARLGDELAALEAAGIRWAHLDVMDGAFVPNITFGPPVIKAMRKGCSLFFDTHLMIERPERYIQDFVDAGADLICVHAEATVHLERTCAMIAKAGKKAAVALNPATPAEAVKYLLPQLDMVLVMSVNPGFGGQSFIPFSLDKIRELKRMIAACGSRALIQVDGGVTPENCAEIVAAGADVLVSGSAFFNHPPYGERHKTFLAACGR
- a CDS encoding ABC-type transport auxiliary lipoprotein family protein; translation: MNRRVLLLGLCALLLAALGGCMGGLKHPPVEKRHFDLQVKRGEAKPPRAGGPTLAVRRVMVSPRYDGREMVYRTGPTDFSSDFYNLYFVSPSQMLGQDLRQWLAQSGVFGHVLDSATLVRPDLTLETNAAVFCGDYSMKPGKAVVEMQFLLLDERDPDTPVVFSRDYRREEPLTGGEPRDLVEGLRRAVAGIYGDLENDLRALPALR